In Luteimonas viscosa, the following proteins share a genomic window:
- the tal gene encoding transaldolase, producing MPTQLEQLRALSTVVADTGDIEAIARFKPMDATTNPSLLLKAASLPAYAAHLDAAVSGAGGSGEARVADAGDRLSVAIGGEILKLIPGRVSTEVDARLSFDTEATIAKAHRLVELYSQAGIGTDRLLIKIASTWEGIRAAERLEREGIHCNLTLLFSFAQAVACAEAGVFLISPFVGRILDWHLANGMARPATPQDDPGVESVTSIWNYYKRHGYDTVVMGASFRNTGEVLALAGCDRLTISPDLLGALEESDATVERALVDAGERGDKPAALDEAAFRWQHNEDAMATEKLAQGIRNFAADQRKLEAQLAAKLG from the coding sequence ATGCCGACCCAGCTCGAACAGCTCCGCGCCCTGTCCACCGTCGTCGCCGACACCGGCGACATCGAGGCCATCGCCCGTTTCAAGCCGATGGACGCCACCACCAATCCCTCGCTGCTGCTCAAGGCCGCCTCGCTGCCGGCCTATGCCGCGCACCTGGACGCGGCCGTGTCCGGCGCGGGCGGCAGCGGCGAGGCCCGCGTGGCCGACGCCGGCGACCGCCTCTCGGTGGCGATCGGCGGCGAGATCCTCAAGCTGATCCCCGGGCGCGTCTCCACCGAGGTCGACGCACGCCTGAGCTTCGACACCGAAGCCACCATCGCCAAGGCGCACCGGCTGGTCGAGCTCTACAGCCAGGCCGGCATCGGCACCGATCGCCTGCTGATCAAGATCGCCTCGACCTGGGAAGGCATCCGCGCCGCCGAACGGCTCGAGCGCGAGGGCATCCACTGCAACCTCACCCTGCTGTTCTCGTTCGCGCAGGCGGTGGCCTGCGCCGAGGCCGGCGTGTTCCTGATCTCGCCCTTCGTCGGCCGCATCCTCGACTGGCACCTGGCCAACGGCATGGCCAGGCCGGCCACGCCGCAGGACGATCCGGGCGTGGAGTCGGTGACCAGCATCTGGAACTACTACAAGCGCCACGGCTACGACACCGTGGTGATGGGCGCGAGCTTCCGCAACACCGGCGAAGTGCTGGCGCTGGCCGGCTGCGACCGCCTGACGATCTCGCCCGACCTGCTCGGCGCGCTGGAAGAGTCCGACGCGACCGTCGAGCGCGCGCTGGTCGACGCGGGCGAACGTGGCGACAAGCCCGCCGCGCTCGACGAAGCCGCGTTCCGCTGGCAGCACAACGAGGACGCGATGGCGACCGAGAAGCTGGCCCAGGGCATCCGCAATTTCGCCGCCGACCAGCGCAAGCTCGAGGCGCAGCTGGCGGCGAAGCTCGGCTGA
- the zupT gene encoding zinc transporter ZupT, whose amino-acid sequence MTEIPLQNLLIALAVTTGAGLATGLGSLLVFASKKPNARLLAFGLAFAGGAMVYVSLAEILNKSVASYTLAYGDRLGFTWGTLSFLAGVLLIVTIDRLVPNPHERLEVDDPYFRQHNRDYVKRVGLLTAIAITAHNFPEGLATFFATLENPGVGMPLAFAIAIHNIPEGIAIAVPVYFATHNKAYAFIACLLSGLAEPIGAIIGYVLLRPYLSDAVFGGVFGFIAGVMVFLALDELLPAAKRYAKGHETVYGLVTGMAALAISLVLFKW is encoded by the coding sequence ATGACCGAGATCCCGCTGCAGAACCTGCTGATCGCGCTCGCGGTGACCACCGGCGCAGGACTGGCGACGGGGCTCGGCAGCCTGCTGGTCTTCGCCTCGAAGAAGCCCAATGCGCGGCTGCTGGCGTTCGGCCTGGCCTTCGCCGGCGGGGCGATGGTGTACGTGTCGCTCGCCGAGATCCTCAACAAGTCGGTCGCGTCGTACACGCTGGCCTACGGCGACCGCCTGGGATTCACCTGGGGCACGCTGTCGTTCCTCGCCGGCGTACTGCTGATCGTCACCATCGACCGGCTGGTGCCGAACCCGCACGAACGGCTCGAGGTCGACGATCCCTACTTCCGCCAGCACAACCGCGACTACGTCAAGCGCGTCGGCCTGCTGACCGCGATCGCGATCACCGCGCACAATTTCCCGGAAGGCCTGGCGACGTTCTTCGCCACGCTCGAGAATCCGGGCGTGGGCATGCCGCTGGCGTTCGCGATCGCGATCCACAACATCCCCGAAGGCATCGCGATCGCGGTGCCGGTGTACTTCGCCACCCACAACAAGGCCTACGCCTTCATCGCCTGCCTGCTGTCCGGCCTGGCCGAGCCGATCGGCGCGATCATCGGTTACGTGCTGCTGCGGCCGTACCTGTCGGACGCGGTGTTCGGCGGGGTGTTCGGCTTCATCGCCGGGGTGATGGTGTTCCTGGCGCTGGACGAACTGCTGCCCGCGGCCAAGCGCTACGCCAAGGGCCACGAGACGGTCTACGGCCTGGTCACCGGCATGGCCGCGCTGGCGATCAGCCTGGTGCTGTTCAAGTGGTGA
- a CDS encoding NAD(P)/FAD-dependent oxidoreductase, with amino-acid sequence MTQPLPHVVIVGGGFAGLWAARALRTAPVRITLLDRGNHHLFQPLLYQVATAGLSAPDIAAPLRQILRRQENVEVRMATVSRIDADARQVEIEDATGGQRLDFDYLMLASGVTHDYFGNEQWAAHAPGLKTLDDALDLRRKLLLAFERAEAETDPDERDAWLSFAIIGGGPTGVELAGTLSEIARHTLSGEFRNIDPARARVRLVEAGPRVLSSFPDDLSRKARAQLEKLGVEVHTGVPVEEITAEGYRRGEEFVRARTVVWAAGVAASPLAQCLGVPLDRAGRVKVQPDLSVPGHPCIFVAGDLAAIDRADGRPVPGVAPAAKQMGRHVARTILARLDGREGTHFRYRDYGNLATIGRMAAVVDLGAWRFSGMLAWWFWLLAHLFFLVGFRNRIVVLLNWSVAYWTHQRAARIILGGDDRSDTK; translated from the coding sequence ATGACGCAACCGCTTCCCCACGTGGTCATCGTCGGCGGCGGCTTCGCGGGCCTCTGGGCCGCGCGCGCGCTGCGCACCGCTCCGGTCCGCATCACCCTGCTCGATCGCGGCAACCACCACCTGTTCCAGCCCCTGCTCTACCAGGTGGCGACCGCGGGCCTGTCCGCGCCCGACATCGCCGCGCCGCTGCGCCAGATCCTGCGCCGGCAGGAGAACGTGGAGGTGCGGATGGCGACCGTGTCGCGCATCGATGCGGACGCGCGCCAGGTGGAAATCGAGGATGCCACCGGCGGACAGCGCCTGGATTTCGACTACCTGATGCTCGCCAGCGGCGTCACCCACGATTATTTCGGCAACGAGCAGTGGGCCGCGCACGCGCCGGGCCTGAAGACGCTCGACGACGCGCTCGACCTGCGCCGCAAGCTGCTGCTCGCCTTCGAGCGCGCGGAGGCCGAGACCGATCCCGACGAACGCGACGCCTGGCTGAGTTTCGCCATCATCGGCGGTGGTCCTACCGGGGTCGAACTGGCGGGCACGCTGTCGGAGATCGCGCGGCACACGCTCAGCGGCGAGTTCCGCAACATCGATCCGGCGCGGGCGCGGGTGCGGCTGGTGGAAGCCGGACCGCGCGTGCTGTCCTCGTTCCCGGACGACCTGTCGCGCAAGGCGCGCGCGCAACTCGAGAAGCTCGGCGTCGAGGTCCACACCGGCGTGCCGGTGGAGGAGATCACCGCCGAGGGCTACCGCCGTGGCGAGGAGTTCGTGCGCGCGCGGACCGTGGTCTGGGCCGCCGGCGTCGCGGCCTCGCCGCTGGCGCAATGCCTGGGCGTGCCGCTCGATCGCGCCGGGCGCGTGAAGGTGCAACCGGATCTCTCGGTGCCGGGGCATCCCTGCATCTTCGTGGCCGGCGACCTGGCCGCGATCGACCGCGCCGACGGCAGGCCGGTGCCGGGCGTGGCGCCGGCCGCCAAGCAGATGGGCCGCCACGTCGCGCGCACGATCCTCGCCCGCCTGGACGGCCGCGAGGGCACGCATTTCCGCTACCGCGACTACGGCAACCTCGCCACCATCGGCCGCATGGCCGCCGTGGTCGACCTCGGCGCGTGGCGGTTCTCGGGGATGCTGGCCTGGTGGTTCTGGCTGCTGGCGCACCTGTTCTTCCTGGTCGGTTTCCGCAACCGCATCGTGGTGCTGCTCAACTGGTCGGTGGCGTACTGGACCCACCAGCGCGCGGCCCGGATCATCCTCGGCGGCGACGATCGTTCCGATACAAAGTAA